The genome window GGAGTCCGTTGGCAACGGCATGCGCACGCTGAATGGTTTGCCACGCGTTGTACTGTTCGTCATTGGTGGCTGCATCCTGACTGAGTGCCCAGCCGATGGCAGTGGGATACACCAGAACATCTGCACCCATCATGGCGGTAATCCGGGCCGCTTCAGGATACCACTGATCCCAGCAGATCAGCACGCCAATCCGCCCAAAACGGGTATCGAAAACCTTGAATCCCAGATCACCGGGGGTGAAATAAAATTTCTCGAAATAACCCGGATCATCCGGAATGTGCATTTTCCGGTATTTGCCCTGGTAAGACCCATCGGCATCGAGAACCGCCGTGGTGTTATGATACAAGCCTTCCGCCCGCTTTTCGAAAAGCGAGGCCACGATCACCACACCGAGCTCACCTGCCAGCCTGCCAAGTAATTCGGTAGAGGGACCCGGAATCGGTTCGGCCAATTTGAAGTTTTCATAGTCCTCAGTGTCACAGAAATACAAGGACCGGAACAATTCCTGCAGCACAATGACCTGTGCGCCTTTTCCGGCAGCCAATCGTATTTTTTCAACCGTCCGGTTCATGTTGTCAGCCGGATCGGCCGAACAGGACATCTGGATCAGCCCGACGGCCATCTGCCTGTTTTTCATGTTGTTTTTCCTGAATTTTTGGCGTGCAAAGGTAGAGGAAATCCGGATGGAAACGAAACCGGATGCCCTGGATCAACTGGTGGGATCGTATCCGTAGCTTTTCAGAAAGGTCCGGTTTTTCCGCCAGTCTTTTCTCACTTTCACAAAAAGCTGAAGGAAAACCTTCCGGCCGGTGAGCTGTTCAATATCGCGGCGGGCGGCCATTCCGAGATTCCGGATGGCCTCACCCTTTCTGCCAATCAGAATCACCTTTTGTGAGTCCCGTTCCACAATGATCTCGGCCGAAATTTCATCAACCCCATCTTCCCGCTCTGTGTACGCGTTTACCAGAACTGCACTGGAATACGGGATTTCCTTTTCAAACTGAAGGAAGATTTTCTCGCGGATCATTTCTTCCGCAAAAAACCGCATCTGATGGGTGGACAGATCATCGGGCGGATACAAGGGCGGATGCTCGGGTAGCAGAGGCGCCAATGCATCCATCAACTGACTGGTACCCTCACCGGTTCTGGCAGAGACAGGTAAGACTGCCTGCACAGCCGGAATGGCCGACCGGATCAGTTCAGACAACCGTTCCATCCGCTTTGCATCAGAGGTATCCAGTTTGTTCAGCACCGCCAGAACAGGTTTATTAAGCCGGTTCAGGTCGGCCACAAGTACCGACATCACATCGGGAAGGCGGGGGGCAGCGGCATCGAACATGAGCAGAACCACATCGGCATCTGACAGACTCTGCCGGGCAAAGGCCATCATGTTTTCCTGAAGCAGGTAGTCCGGGACCAGATAACCGGGTGTATCCTGAAAAATAGCCTGAAACTGCCCGGTGGTGACAATTCCCATTACCCGGTGACGGGTGGTTTGGGGTTTATGACTGACGATGGATAGTTTCTCGCCCACCAACCGGTTTAACAGCGAGGATTTTCCCACATTGGGCGGTCCGGCCAGTGCGACATAGCCGGTCCGGAAGCCGGTGGTAGGGGTACTCAATGCAATCCGTCCGGTGCGGGGAATAAGCGGAACAGAGCAACCATGTCACGAACCGCCTGATCCAGTCCGACAAAAACGGAACGGGCGATAATGGAATGACCAATGCTCATTTCACCGATTTCATGAATGGCCAACATATCGACCACGTTGTCATAATTGAGTCCATGACCCGCGTTGACCCTCAATCCGAGCTGGTGCGCCTGTTTGGCAGCCGCCCTGATCCGTTCAATCTGGTAAACCCGGGCTTCGCGGGTGCGGGCATTGGCAAATTCGCCGGTATGAATTTCTATGTAATCGGCCCCAAGACCAGCCGCCAGAGCAACCTGCTCAGGATCTGGGTCAATAAACAAACTGACTTCAATATCGGCATCCTGCAGCGGAGGAATGTATTCACTCAGGGCTGCCTGCGTTAACCGGAGGTCCAATCCGCCCTCGGTGGTGAGTTCCATTCGTTTTTCGGGAACGAGGGTCACCAGTTCGGGCAGCACTTCCAGCGCGATGGATTTCATTTCGGCAGTGGCGGCCATTTCAAGATCCAGTTTGGTCTTGATTACCTCGCGCAGCAGACGCAGATCGCGGTCGTTGATGTGGCGGCGGTCCTCACGCAGGTGAACCACCACCCCGCTGGCTCCCGCGTTTTCCAGAATGGGAACAGCGTGAACCGGATCGGGTTCAAGGGCCGCGCGGGCTTCACGAAGGGTGGCAATGTGGTCGATGTTGATACAGAGTCGTTTCATCATGGCCCAAATATCCGGAAGAAAAGCGGGCGGAATCAAACAATTGGTTTTGCCGTTATCAGTTGTAAAGGAAAAACAGGTTCTGCCCGATGGTGCGACTTTTCCCGAACCTGTGTAAATTTACGATATGAAACTACTTATGGTGGACGATTCGTTCGTCAACCGGAAACTGAATAAAAGTCTGCTCAGCGACCTTCCCATCACCGAACTGGTGGAAACAGACAATGGCCGCACGGCCATTGACATGATCAGACGCCGGGGCTATCAGAACGGATTCGATCTGATTCTGACCGATATTTCCATGCCTCAGCTGGATGGCATCAGCATGATCAGGGAATTGCTGGCCGATCCGCTCTTTCCGTTCACACCCATCATTGTGATCACCGACCATCTGGAAGATTCGTTTCTGGAAGAAGCGTTTAATGCCGGTGCGGCCGATTACCTCATGCGCCCGGTACGGAAATTCGAACTCATCGCCCGCATTCAATCGGCCTACCGTCTGAAACGGGAAACCGCCGAGAATGAACAGCACATCAGCGATCTGCAAACAGCCATCGAAAACCTCGAGACACTGAATAAACTCATGCCGATCTGTGGACGGTGCAAACGGATCCGTGATGACCAGGGTTACTGGAATCAGGTGGAAAAATACATCGGGGAGCGATCATTTGCCGAGTTCACCCACGGACTTTGTCCCGAGTGTATTCAATCCCTTTACGGAGCCTTCCTTGAAAAATCCTGAACACCTTCCGCCAGCCAGACCCATTAATCTGATCTTCACCGGTGCGCTTCTTTGTCTGTTGTCGGTTGCTCTCGGTGCCTTTGGCGCCCACCTGCTTAAGGGCGTGATTGAAGAAGCCCGGCTGGGCACCTGGGAAACAGCTGTCCGTTACCAGTTTTTTCATTCCATCGGCATTCTGATTGCCGGTATCTGGTATCACATCAGTCACCGGGGAAAAGCCGTCATTGCCGGTTATTGGTTTCTGCTGGGTCTGGTTTTATTCAGCGGGAGTTTATACGCACTGGTACTGACCGATATCCGTTGGCTGGGGGCTGTCACGCCCATTGGCGGCGTGTCCTTCATGATCGGATGGGGATATCTGGCCTGGAGCGGTAAACGATGAAGCTGACGGCTCTCTGGTTCTTCTGCGGACTGTTGCTTTCCTGCGGAACCACCCGCCCCGGGACCACGCCCACCGAGGCCATTGTGGAATCGGGATCGATCTTTGCACGACTGACTCATTACCCCGATCCGGAAGGGACTTCCTGGCTGGTAACCGACCTGAG of Bacteroidota bacterium contains these proteins:
- a CDS encoding carbon-nitrogen hydrolase — protein: MKNRQMAVGLIQMSCSADPADNMNRTVEKIRLAAGKGAQVIVLQELFRSLYFCDTEDYENFKLAEPIPGPSTELLGRLAGELGVVIVASLFEKRAEGLYHNTTAVLDADGSYQGKYRKMHIPDDPGYFEKFYFTPGDLGFKVFDTRFGRIGVLICWDQWYPEAARITAMMGADVLVYPTAIGWALSQDAATNDEQYNAWQTIQRAHAVANGLPVISVNRVGVEGQMKFWGGSFVANPFGRLLFKASHDEEVIHVESLDLTRSDSYRTHWPFLRDRRIDAYDPILRRFID
- the era gene encoding GTPase Era, coding for MSTPTTGFRTGYVALAGPPNVGKSSLLNRLVGEKLSIVSHKPQTTRHRVMGIVTTGQFQAIFQDTPGYLVPDYLLQENMMAFARQSLSDADVVLLMFDAAAPRLPDVMSVLVADLNRLNKPVLAVLNKLDTSDAKRMERLSELIRSAIPAVQAVLPVSARTGEGTSQLMDALAPLLPEHPPLYPPDDLSTHQMRFFAEEMIREKIFLQFEKEIPYSSAVLVNAYTEREDGVDEISAEIIVERDSQKVILIGRKGEAIRNLGMAARRDIEQLTGRKVFLQLFVKVRKDWRKNRTFLKSYGYDPTS
- a CDS encoding pyridoxine 5'-phosphate synthase, with the protein product MKRLCINIDHIATLREARAALEPDPVHAVPILENAGASGVVVHLREDRRHINDRDLRLLREVIKTKLDLEMAATAEMKSIALEVLPELVTLVPEKRMELTTEGGLDLRLTQAALSEYIPPLQDADIEVSLFIDPDPEQVALAAGLGADYIEIHTGEFANARTREARVYQIERIRAAAKQAHQLGLRVNAGHGLNYDNVVDMLAIHEIGEMSIGHSIIARSVFVGLDQAVRDMVALFRLFPAPDGLH
- a CDS encoding DUF423 domain-containing protein: MTRVTGIRWKNTSGSDHLPSSPTDFVPSVFNPFTEPSLKNPEHLPPARPINLIFTGALLCLLSVALGAFGAHLLKGVIEEARLGTWETAVRYQFFHSIGILIAGIWYHISHRGKAVIAGYWFLLGLVLFSGSLYALVLTDIRWLGAVTPIGGVSFMIGWGYLAWSGKR